GTTAGAATGCCTGCCTGTCACGCAGGAGGTCGCGGGTTCGAGTCCCGTCCGGACCGCCATTCATATAAGACAATAAAATACGGCTCGGTAGCTCAGTTGGTAGAGCAACGGACTGAAAATCCGTGTGTCGGCGGTTCGATTCCGTCCCGAGCCACCACTTGTGTAAAGCAAGTTCCTATCATTTATTTTGCCGGTGTAGCTCAATTGGTAGAGCAACTGACTTGTAATCAGTAGGTTGGGGGTTCAAGTCCTCTTGCCGGCACTGCTTTTCGGAGGGGTAGCGAAGTGGCTAAACGCGGCGGACTGTAAATCCGCTCCCTCAGGGTTCGGCGGTTCGAATCCGTCCCCCTCCACCATTTTTATTAAAGGGGCATAGTTTAACGGTAGAACAGAGGTCTCCAAAACCTCCGGTGTGGGTTCGATTCCTACTGCCCCTGCCATATTATTTTTCATATTCTTACCATGGCGGTTGTGGCGAAGTGGTTAACGCACCAGATTGTGGCTCTGGCATTCGTGGGTTCGATTCCCATCAATCGCCCCATTTATTTATTGGGCTATAGCCAAGCGGTAAGGCAACGGACTTTGACTCCGTCATTCGTTGGTTCGAATCCAGCTAGCCCAGTTTCTTTTTTTTATTATTTTGCATATAATATATATAAAGTCTTTGCGGAAGTAGTTCAGTGGTAGAACATCACCTTGCCAAGGTGGGGGTCGCGGGTTCGAATCCCGTCTTCCGCTCCAACTTGCTAATTTAGTGTGGCGGCATAGCCAAGTGGTAAGGCAGAGGTCTGCAAAACCTTTATCCCCGGTTCGAATCCGGGTGTCGCCTTTATGCCGGGGTGGTGGAATTGGCAGACACACAGGACTTAAAATCCTGCGGTAGGTGACTACCGTGCCGGTTCGAGTCCGGCCCTCGGCACCAACATTATTTAGTTCACATCTTGCCGGTGTGGCGGAATTGGCAGACGCGCACGACTCAAAATCGTGTTCCTTTTGGAGTGTCGGTTCGACCCCGACCACCGGTATCTTTAGAAGTTTTTTGGAGAATATAAGAAATTCTTAGAAGCTCACAAACGTTGTAATATCAATGTTTTGTGGGTTTTTTGTTTTTTAGAGGAGTCGATAGAAAACGATATAAATTATTTTCGTTTTACACATTTTTTACACAACCATTGTTTCAAATGTCTTGATTGTTCCTTCCTCGTCTTCTTCTCTAAGCTCTTTGATAACATGAGAATAATCTCTGTGTGTTGTTTCTATATCTTTATGTCCTAAACGTTCACTTACATAGTATACCGATATTTTTTTATATAGCAGTACGCTAGCATGAGTGTGCCTTAATCCGTGTACGGTGATTGACTCTATCTCTAACTCAAGCAAAAGTTTTCTTAACAATTTATTAGCATTCGTATTACTAATTACTTTGTACTTTGAGCTAGGACTATAAAATACAAGGCCATACATGTTTGGTGTTAAAAGCTGAAATAGTCCTTTAAATGCGTTCATTGTTGGCTTGTCCATTTTGATCACTCGATTCGACGCTTCATTTTTTGTCGGACCAAATCCTTCTTGCGATCGCTCCATATAACCCCACGTCTTATTAATTGTAATTTTATTATTTATGAAATCGAAATCTTTTCTTGTTAGCCCAACCAATTCTGCAAATCTCATGCCTGATGTTAGAGCCAGTAAAAGTAAATAATAGCCTAATCCTTTATCAAGTCTTTTGTGTAATTCTCTG
This window of the Bacillus gobiensis genome carries:
- a CDS encoding site-specific integrase gives rise to the protein MASYQKRGKTWQYTISRMVNGKSEPIRKSGFRTKGEAKAAATEIEAQIRKGTIPSLTPVPLVDYFDKWVNLYKKKVSNTTLKHYHYTSNQLKSYFGAKHIQDIKRHDYQLFLNEFGSTRAKETVEKLNTHIRACVQDAIEEGIVPVDFTRKAELTWTTPAKKTSEKHLNFMDSQLLLRELHKRLDKGLGYYLLLLALTSGMRFAELVGLTRKDFDFINNKITINKTWGYMERSQEGFGPTKNEASNRVIKMDKPTMNAFKGLFQLLTPNMYGLVFYSPSSKYKVISNTNANKLLRKLLLELEIESITVHGLRHTHASVLLYKKISVYYVSERLGHKDIETTHRDYSHVIKELREEDEEGTIKTFETMVV